ACCGAATGCAGTTGATGTGTTTGAAGACATAAGTCTACAGGTGAAGGCcaaccaactacaggacaatcaGAGCACCCTGCGCTCCATTCCAGAAAATAATGCAGCCTTCGCACTGGCCCAGGAACAGAAAGCCTTGTTCATAAGGGGGGCAGGGGATGAGCAAGAAGAGGGCATGGTAAGAAGACTCACATTTGTTTTGTTGTGTTACTTTCAACTATACAGGTGCAtgtcaaaaaaatgtaatttctctaaaaagttcctttattttagtaattcagttcaaaattcttatattatatagatgtattacacagagagtgatctattttgatcatttatttatttttattgttgattattacagccaatgaaaacccagaagtcagtatctcagaaaatttgaatattatataagactaattggtacttttggcagtgtgggcagtgtgccaagtcctgctggaaaataaaatctgcatctccataaaagttgtcagcagagggaagcatgaagtggtgttagattttctgggaaaacactgcactgactttggacttgatatagcacagtggaccaacaccagcagatgacatggcatcttttaaaatagatcactatgtgtgtaatacatctatatactttaatatatgagtttcacattttgaactaaattactgaaagacttttcaatgatattctaatttttgagatgctCTTGTATATACAGGTCAAAACTTggtaaaataaagtgtttagtTTAATAAAGCGACCTAAGTGGCCTACAAGAAGGGTTACAATTTGTGGATATAATAGAGGTAAAAACAGGACAGAGACTACTTTTTAAACATCAGGCATTCTGAATAGTCATTTTTGATTTCTTAGTAAGAAttccttcttttttcctttcttttgccTTATATTTGAGTCATTATCCATGTTTATCTGCTGCAAAGTTTCTTCTCTGTTTTATTTTAGGCAGAAACACCTCTGCCCAATCTGGTTGAGCAGAGTTTCTTCTTCGACCAGGCTGAGGTGGGTTTGGGCCGGGAAGAGACCCAGAGGATCTTTCTGGCCCTGAAACAGCTGGTGGATACACAACATCTTCAGCGCTGCCGATTCTGGGGTAAGATCCTGGGCCGTGAGGCAAACTACATTGTGGCTGAAGTGGAATGTAGAGACGAGGAGGAAGAACAGGCCGAGGAGACACAAAAAgatgaggaggaagaagaagctcGAGATGAGGATGAGGTAGGAGTGGGTGTGCACATAGTAAGAGTGCTTCACACAACAGTGTCTGCCTTGTTAAtcgtttatgtttatattttgtatatataaaaGTGTGTATGTACACTACTTAGTAGGTGCATTTGTTGCAATATTGTCTTTGCTGGAGGCAAAGGTAGATCCAAGTATAAAGctagtgcaaaactaaagaagcaaacttaaAACTAAAGAATTTCTTAATTTTAGAATTATTGCCTTATCTCTAATATTTctactgttgttttgtttattttgcttggacccaattatataatattatattttttgttctagAATGATTTGCTCCCAAAGTCAACTTACAAACCACCCCCTTCAGTGCCCATGGAGGCTCGTAGTTCCGGTACAAACAAGTTCTCCTACTTTGTATGTCGAGAGCCTGGTCTGCCATGGGTGCGCCTTCCTGATGTCACCCCCGCTCAGATTGTGGTGGCACGACAGATCCGCAAACTCTTCACTGGTCATTTGGATGCCCCTATAATTACCTACCCACCGTTTCCAGGCAATGAGGCCAACTATCTACGGGCCCAGATTGCCCGCATCTCTGCTGGCACCCAGGTCAGTCCGCTGGGTTTCTACGTAtttgaggaagaagaggaagaagaagcagaagagggAGCGCGAGACAACTTTATTGAGAACCCTGAGTTTGAGGGCATCCCAGTGCCGGACATGGTAGAGTCATTGTCTACTTGGGTCCACCATGTCCAGCACATCAACAAACAGGTGACTTTTGCTGAAAAGACAatatgaaatgtattttattggtgCACCTGCACCTTGAGCAATTTTCACGTACGCTAtttgtacaaatgtttgtggaaacaTTCAATGAATGAATTCAGCTTCTTTCAGTTGCATCCACTGTTGGCAAATccatcacacaaacacagagtTTATCTAGTTCCAGTACAGCAGTATTGCTAGTAGACTAGGAGATAAACaaaaacctattggcaccataccCAATACCAAAGCATGGGCTATAGGCATATACAGCCCCCAGCATTGTGCTGTGGAGCAGTGGTACTGTTACTATGGAATGATAAAGTTCCATCCAATATTTCTGAATAAGTGGTGGTGTTGGGAATAAGGTGGAATGGTgagcatcatccaacatcctgacctctgcAAACGCAAAAGCAATTGTCCAAAATCAAGAAAGCCCACAGCATAAACTCTTtctttaatacctttgatttaagaagaaacaaTCAATGAGCACATGTCCCTTAACACTTTGATCAGTTGTTCCTCTGTGTGTCAGGGTCGTTGTGTCTGGGTCAGAATATCTGAAAAGACTGAGGAGGAATTAGATGATGAAGCtgaaggagaggagagagaggaggagcccGACGAACCTGAGCCTGAGGTCGGACCACCGCTTCTCACACCACTGTCTGAGGATGCAGGTTAGCTATGTCCTGTCTGTATCCCTTAAAGCAGAGTGTGCACAGTGTTGACACAGTTCTGGTGTATGTTCAAGCAAGGGATGTCTGGCCCTTCATCTTGAAATCTTCTGTTCTGCAAAATTTGCTACACTGACAAGTTTTGCCTGCTTTCAGTTGTTAGCCATGTTTCCTTTTGTTTGACATATTTTTTAAGAACACTTTCTTATCCTGATATGATATGAATATGATCTAAACGTTTGATATTATGTTTCAGTGGTCAATAACACTCCTCCTTGGAGCACCAGGATCTCCTCGAACCTAATCCCAGAGTATGCCATTGCTTATGTGCGCTCCAATTTGTGGCCCGGAGCCTATGCCTACGCATCTGGCAagtaagaacttttttttggacagGAATTCAATTCAAGACGTTTGTCTATTTGTTCTGTATGATGAAatagttattatttattagtaacGTATTTCATATATCAGCATGCAGTGTGAGGTATTTCTGGTAAAATAATTATAGTGCTGCTGTattctgtaaaatattttttatcagcAAAGCCTTTGAAGCTTTGATTTGAGGAACAATGACGCCAAAATAAGGTGGCACAAttaatattatgtataatattttGTTAATCATCAGTGCATAAGTTCCATAATAAACGCAcagttaattatattatatgCAGTAAGAGTAAATTAATTAGTCATTATGCGACCTTGTCCCCTTCCATGCCTTCACATGCCATGCCTTCCTCGCACACCTGAGCCTCCATGGAGAGCAATCACAGACCACAGAACCAACAAGATCTGCAAGGTTCTTATTTCTGTCCAGTTGTATTGCAGTTTTGGACTTCCTTTGTTTTCTTGACCTACTCCATGTTTTAAAACTTCCTATAATTGTAATCATGAACTCCTATATCGTTGCACATCACACTTCTTGTTATCACTATGCAGTCCTATATCAGAAAAAGGCATTTTTGTTTCCATCAAGGTTTCAAATATTAGACAAGAATTAAACTGACCATTGGGTAAAATTTTTGGGTaaacattataattattaatattgagtAATATGAAAACAGCACCCATCCCAACTTTGCTTTTGTCAACAGGAACTTTGAAAACATATATATTGGCTGGGGGCTAAAATACCTGGGGGAGCCCTACACTCCACCCATGCCACCCACTCCCCAACAAGAATACCCGAGTGAACCTGAAATTACAGAGGTCCTGGACCCCAGTGTGGAGGAAGAACAAGCCCTTAAGGCAGCCCCAGAAGACCAGCAGTTGTCTGAGGAGGAGAACGAagggcaggaggaagaggaagaggaggatgactGAATGAAAAAGAGCTGGTACACACTGGACTGAATTGAAAAACAATAACAATGTCCAATAACACACAACAGTCGTGGCATGCATATGCATTGTGTTGCGAGCACAGCTGAAGATCTTGTATAGACTGATGGACAACAGATGCCAGTTCTGTTACTTATTATACTCAGATATTTTTTGTTAACTTATAAATTATCTCCTAGTTCTGTCTACatgaaatcattttaaacaaatgagtaaaataaaacaTGCTTAATCCAAGATCTGAGTtatatcctttatttatttattttttaaagttttatcatTGAGGGAAATGGGAGTAAACACATGCCCTGTTTATTAGATCACAAGCTTCTGCATTAAACACAGTCATAAACAGACAATAGGGTTCACTTTAGGGAACTTGTTTTAAGATCATCTTTCCATTTCATTGCATGCTCAGGTAAGCTAAAAGACCTGATTACACTGCAAACATCCAACGTATCAGAGAAATTCTGATGAACAGAATAAACCAATATTCTCTAAATCTAAACTGTTCTAAAACTAGAAATATTATTATGGCTTAAAGCTGAATCACTAACGGACTATTGTGATGCAACTGAGAGGAACCATGAGGAAATTGAACAAGTATCAACAAAAATGCCGGAAGTAAATTCACCACAATGCATAACAATGTGAAATAATCCAGCTTTGTACATGGCAAAGCAAGGATGGATAACATCCTTATAATACTGTTCTCTGGATTCTTAATAAAAAGCCAACATCAGTAACTAAcagattaacaaaaaaaataaatatttaagtataatataataatttaactgAATTGCACAAATTTAGTGTAACATATTTGTTAAACAAAATGGTCTgttccccccccaaaaaacatcTAATATACATTTTTGATTTAGTTTCCCTACAGACACAGAAATGCCACAATAAATAGTAAATGTATGGAATTTGTTAAATATGTCAtcacttttaaaatgaattattcaCAATAAAAGAAACCGTGCCAATTTCCTCAATGGAGGAAAACAGCAATTAGTGCAATTTCAGATTTTGGCaggaaaaataaaacagttataaaaTTGTACAGATTAATTTACACATATTCTTCAATAATTATTAGTAAGTGCTAATGAAGCAGTACATTTTTTCAATAAACTAGATCAATATTTGTACACTAAATACTAACCAGTGCAATTCTACACAACGTCACAGTGATCTTTGGAATCAAAGAGCTTTGTACTTAAATCTAGATCTGAAACATAAACAAGAACAACTTGGCCACTGTAATCAGTTCATTACaccaaataaaagaaaatagaggCTGAGGAATGAGTTGAGAGCTGAAAGGAATATGGTGAGGTTGTGTAAATGTGCATAGGAATTCAATGAAGGGCACTGAATCTTTGTAGAATGTTAGCGGAGGTCACTCTCCTCGTCCTGAATAGTCTTCTTAATTCGCAGTAACATGCTGGTCTGCCACTGGTCCAGCCTTGTGATTGAGTCAAACTCCTTCACCTAGAAATAGGACGAGATTTTTGCATTCACaatcttttattctataaaataggAATGGGCACAAACCAGAAGAATAATGAATCTGATTCCAAAACTCACTGCATCAGTAAATGCATCCACATCCTGTTGCTCGTGTGCAGCTAGAAGTTTCTGTTAAACAGAAtgaagtaacaaaaaaattaaaatagtattttaaCACTAATGTCAGTATATAGCTGTGTAGTATTTTAGCAATATTGAgccataaaaatacaataaaattcatATGAATACAAACCTTTACGAGTTTGCACTCCCTGGCATCTGAAAAGGCAGGAAACATCTCCTCGTATTTCTGCACAGCCAACTAAACAGAgttacaaaataaagaaaaaaaaaagagagaatttaTACAATCATAAATATGATTAAATTGCAAACAATGCAACTGCAATGTAACTGCAACATTACCTGGGCATTTAGCATATCTACACAGAAGTGACACAGTGCTGCTTTGAAGAAATGGTCCTTAGCTCCATACTTCAGCAAGGTGTGATCCATAGAATATGTTCCAATCTAAACAGATTCAAACGTGGGTGTAAAGAAGCATACGTgacactgaaataacaaaattatTAGATTATGTATATTGTTACCTGCTCATATATTTCTATGGCTTTCTGGTACTGCTCCAACTGTGCAGCATATGTAGCCACTTTGAGAAAGCACTTATTGGCACAACTATGAGAAATGAGAAAGACAAAAATCATTATAAATCAATCTGGGTtgcctttattttattaaaatgaattatttattcTACCACATGTGAAAATGTTAAACCCTTTAACATTTAACAGTTTAGCTGTAGATTAATCTTTCAAATGACTTAAGGTAAAATCATCATAGTGTGAGAGAGTTTCCACATgtcctgtaaaataaaaaaaatagagacttTGCTACAAATGCCATAGAAATAGGAGCGAGATCACAGAAAATTTAGTTGCATTATCAAGCAATCAATATATTGAGGTAGGTACTGTAGCGATTCAAATTTGgaggaaaaaataattttaaaaagcatattttaatTTGGAGGCACTACTTTTGTATGTATACAGCACAGTGAGCAACCCCAGCTAACTTGTGTCTCTAACCCCTTCTTCAGCCCTGTGTcagtcgtaaaaaaaaaaatcaccagttaAAAATAACATAAGTATACCTGGTTGACTCCTCAGCTTTGTAATAATCTGCGGCCTGCTCGTAGTGGATGACTGCCTGTaaacattaataccattaaacTGGATGAAGACAGAGACAGGCTTTTACTGGCAATCTTTTGTAACATGTACGggtcaaaaataaacataattgcgCCTTTTGTGTCTGCAGCAAACAATACatagcaatatatatttttaacgtATTAAATATTTCACTCACTTTATCAAAGTCCAGCAGGTCAGATTCATAGATTTCGGCTATGGCCATGTGGTGTTTTGCTGCAATGTTGAAACGTCCCTGTAGTAACAGAGAGATTAACAATGCGGTGAGTATATTCCCTTATGCGTTTATTGCTAGTAAAATGCAATTGATtctaaaaatacagaacacaggtGCTTTATTAGTTTCCTCACCATATCTGTGTAGATATCAATAGCTCTGCAGAGACACTTGATGGCCTCTAAAAGGCGGAAATAGAAAAAAGTGAAATCATACACGATCAGAAATTACCAAAGtccaatcatttaaaaaatgaaatacagaCTGCTTAAAATAATACCTTGAGGATCTGCTTTTTTGTAAGCATTGCCAGCATCAATGAAGTTAACGGCAGCATTGTGTTTGCTCTGCATTTGTAGCTGCAGTTTGGCAGATTTGCAAAATGCATCTCCAGCcgctaacaaaaaaaacaacaacaaccacaCAACACGttataaaatcaaatcaatcaatcaaaataaaTACCACCAGCGTTTATTAGTGGGATACAATTTAAATATACCATTCCAGTTCTTTGCCATCTTGAACATATTAGCAGCCCTTACGTACAAATCACAAGCCTCCTCGGCTTTGGAGGAACTCCTAGAAAAAGAATTAGAAGGAAATTAATGTTAGGTGCATTTATTATGCAGAATGTGAACTGCCCATGAAGTGGTTCCAATGCAACAATTCTGTGCCTATCAGTGTAAGATGTCCTGTGCCCCCTCCCTCTTGTTTTGCTATTGCTCAAATGACCAAATTAAACATAAGCTTATTACATTTACTGCACAAACCCCTGTTTGTCCTAGAATAATACTATGCATTTATATACTATTTCATATgaaaactttttaaattattaaaaatcacatgatttacaaaatattttttatatctgtttGATTATTTCCTCACAAAGGACACAACTATTTCTGTAATTCCCCTGCTTGATGAGCATTAGTAAATGGTGTGCACCAGATAGAATGATTAATTAGACAACAATTAAGCAACTTTTCTATTTTATGTATCTACGTATCAATGAAACAACTTAGATTTCTTGTATtacattagattttttaaaatgtttatattaatatatacaagACGTATTAATACATATCACTGAACTTTCATTTAAAAcccattaaaatgtttaaataatgacaAATGAATTAAAAGTTCCTAAAAGAGGCTTTTTTACATGGGTGCAGgaataaaatacttatttttaattaaattggtTTGTGCATGGCCAGGACTTACCATAGAATGGAtacgagatcctaatgtgtggccacTACTTATTAAAGCATGGTAATTAGATCCTAATGCATGTCCATGACTTATTACTACATGGGAACGAGATCCTCATGCGTGGCAGACATTGCATGGGATCAAGATCCAAATGTGTGGCCACTacttattaaagtgtgggaaTGTGATCCAAATGCGTGGCAACTACTTATTAAAGCATTGTAATGAGATCCTAATACATTACACAACTTAAAAAGGCATGataatgagatcctaatgcatgtcCATGACTTATTTAAGCATGGTAATGAGATCATAATGCATGTCTGTGACTTATTAAAGTGTAAGAGCGACATCATAATGCGTTGCCATGACTTAGCGGGGGAATAAGACCCTACTGCCTTGTCACAACTTGATAAGCATGGTaacaagatcctaatgtgtgACCATGACTTATTAAAGCATTGGAACGAAATCCTAATGCGTGGACATGACTTTTTAAGGCGTGGAAACAAGATAATTAGGACTTGTTCCTAATAAGTTGAagtcctaatgcatggccacaacttattaaagtgtgggaatgagatcctaatgcttGGCCATAACTTAAGGCGTGGTAACAAGATAACTAAGAGTAGTTCCCAATAAGCCGTGGCCacgcattatttatttgtttattttttacatgatgtccctttaggggctccgtagtGACGTCACTGCTGTTAAACCCGCATCTTTACTcttttactaagaaaaaaattCTTACTGAACTAAAGGGACATAAAGGGGTCAGAACTTGAGCCAGATTAATCCAGACCGGTGGTGTTCTCGACATACTTACCCAAAGAATGTCCCGAAGAACGAGCCTGTGGTGTGAGATTTCTTGTCCGCTTCGGCGATCAGAGCCATCGCTTCTTTCTCCTTCCCGGAGTAGTccatgtctgtgtctgtgtctgtgtgtgtgctgagctGCGGCtggttgtgtgtctgtgtgtttaatcAGTGCTGATAAAGCCACTGCGCAGTTCCCCGCCTGCCCTCCGCTCCTCCTGTCGGCTTTGTTTTTATGGACTCAAGCAGGAAGGACACGCAGGCTGACGGGGAGGGCCTGGGGACCGTCCCAAAACTACCGTGAGAACGATTTCTCTTAGTAGCTTAGCAGCGCTTAGTTTGatgatgtatttactgtatattagccACATATACTGCTATACTGGTGCCTTGGTTCAGGCACCCCTAGAAAATATGGCATACATCCGCTATGCATATTATGTTAGGCTGCGTGCTGTTCTCCGTTTTTCTATCGTTTCGTAGTTTACTCCCGAGCCCTAACATCAGCATCGCGAAGCGTTTCCAGTGTAGAGGTCGTAAACGTGAAAGGAGGCCGTTTTGGAATTGTGAGATGTTGTAAACCTAATAATTATAGGTACTGTTTATCTCTGTGCATGCTTTCTTGTGGTATAGATGTTGCTGTATACACGTGAAAAGGGGCTGTGCTGCGATTTAAGGTGTAATCTCGTGCTCTTTGTGTTCGTCTCGTGAGAAGAAGTGTTAGCTGGCTGTCTGAATGGGATGTTGCTGACCATTGCGGCCCGGAAGAACATTAACGTGATCTGAACTGAATTACGATAAACAGCGTATTTTAACAATATCTGCACACCGCTGATTTACATCAATTAGTTCATTGTTTGTTAATTGCACTAGTGCATTCGCTATATCTATAAACAAATTAGTCATTCTCTTTAATGgctcaggtttaaaaaaaataatagttatgCATGGTTGTCCtaaaataacagtaaacagtatctTTTAACAAATGATTTTGGGGTTAAATTAACCCTATTTCAGGCTCTTCTTTTCTTGACTGTCAGTTTAGCTAAATAGGAAATCTGTAGCATGTGAAAATACAGAGGATGTGCTTATCAGCAGTTAGCTAGGAAAGGTAGGattgtttatttgaattatttaattttagtatattttaaactgtattttaaaatacatcgaccattaacctcttaacatgccttttattcagtaatttatttgtattctgaaaatttgagggctttaaaatctcctacacaACACTTGGGCTGGACGCTGCCTGTTTCCTCTctaatttacttaataatttcagattagtaacaggaatcaacccaaattctgcatctttgaaaatagacgtaaaaactagacaaacataacgaaactaaaggtttggaggacagtaaatgtttgatttgtattcaggatttgtattgattttaaaatgaagttcaggaaagagccaattttatgattttattccttatattttgacattagcagatttacaattacaattatgcttttcagtaatgttccttataaaacatgaaagcttttttataatgcttgaatagaaatactcagaatttagtggtgtaatgtcaggtagacaattgacaaaaatcctggcatgttaaggggttaaagaaaaaatccagtgtaaaattgacttgtagtgtagtgaaacatgataacgagtacacacttttgtcaaatagcccacctccattctcccccagcattccgaaatgcagagcttttagtcaatgctccaaacaggcttacaatgccagTAAAAGGCAACCAAATATATACGTTATCCAAATACTTGAACCCTGGTGCGGAATCAGGTCTGGACTTTCTTATGTGAGAAAAATCCCTGAATATTAGCGCCCCCGGAATTATATCAATGAAGCATATAGTTACTTTGAGTTAGTGATGGTGTAAAAAtgcactatgcccctatcactaccaTTGTAGGCCTGTTGGGATCTAAACGTGCTGTATATTGGAATGCTGGGGGAAACTGTTGGTGGGCTATTCCACAAAAGTTTTTACACTTTATTCTGTTTCACTACACCAGGTTGCTCCTTTAAGGGTCACATTTTTTTACTCTGTGCCCTTGTGTTGTCAGTTTTGTTGGAGCACAAATCTTTGTCATCTGGAGGTAGCTAGGTAACAGATTGAATTCATCACTGAGCTGTTATGACTGCAACATAATTCCATTACACACTATAGTTTTTCATCCCACATGGCAATTCCACTTTTTTTGCTGTATCCCAGACACGGATAGTCAAATGCTGCaacaaataagtttaaaaaatgaaattaatgaaTATGACCTGATATTACcatattaatgttttttctccctcatttggtagTCCACAGTTTGGTACAACACACATGGAGCTACCAATTCAGAGGCGGCCTGGTGTTCTAGGGACTCCAATCCTGAGGAGAAGGATGGATCGTATGCTACCATGTACTGAGCGTCGCACATCCAAAGTGTGGGACCACTACACCCAGCTGAGCATGTATCGAGTTGAGTGTAACCACTGCAAGAGGCAGCTGTCTTTTCACAACAGTACCACCTCAATGAGGGAGCATTTGGGACGTAAACACAGCATTCGCGATGGAGCGGTTCCCCCTCCTAACCC
This genomic interval from Astyanax mexicanus isolate ESR-SI-001 chromosome 1, AstMex3_surface, whole genome shotgun sequence contains the following:
- the napaa gene encoding N-ethylmaleimide-sensitive factor attachment protein, alpha a, coding for MDYSGKEKEAMALIAEADKKSHTTGSFFGTFFGSSSKAEEACDLYVRAANMFKMAKNWNAAGDAFCKSAKLQLQMQSKHNAAVNFIDAGNAYKKADPQEAIKCLCRAIDIYTDMGRFNIAAKHHMAIAEIYESDLLDFDKAVIHYEQAADYYKAEESTSCANKCFLKVATYAAQLEQYQKAIEIYEQIGTYSMDHTLLKYGAKDHFFKAALCHFCVDMLNAQLAVQKYEEMFPAFSDARECKLVKKLLAAHEQQDVDAFTDAVKEFDSITRLDQWQTSMLLRIKKTIQDEESDLR
- the rsph4a gene encoding radial spoke head protein 4 homolog A, whose amino-acid sequence is MEAPGDSSSDTDPRQQAALNFKAFLLKSSTKTNQNLYDHLARVLTKVMDERPPNAVDVFEDISLQVKANQLQDNQSTLRSIPENNAAFALAQEQKALFIRGAGDEQEEGMAETPLPNLVEQSFFFDQAEVGLGREETQRIFLALKQLVDTQHLQRCRFWGKILGREANYIVAEVECRDEEEEQAEETQKDEEEEEARDEDENDLLPKSTYKPPPSVPMEARSSGTNKFSYFVCREPGLPWVRLPDVTPAQIVVARQIRKLFTGHLDAPIITYPPFPGNEANYLRAQIARISAGTQVSPLGFYVFEEEEEEEAEEGARDNFIENPEFEGIPVPDMVESLSTWVHHVQHINKQGRCVWVRISEKTEEELDDEAEGEEREEEPDEPEPEVGPPLLTPLSEDAVVNNTPPWSTRISSNLIPEYAIAYVRSNLWPGAYAYASGKNFENIYIGWGLKYLGEPYTPPMPPTPQQEYPSEPEITEVLDPSVEEEQALKAAPEDQQLSEEENEGQEEEEEEDD